One segment of Pseudophryne corroboree isolate aPseCor3 chromosome 10, aPseCor3.hap2, whole genome shotgun sequence DNA contains the following:
- the SZRD1 gene encoding SUZ domain-containing protein 1 isoform X2 yields MEEDEVAESWEEAADSGEIDRRLEKKLRITQRERKSKSPPKTPVVIQDDSLPAGPPPQIRILKRPTSNGLASNPHASSRPTVPVKSLAQREAEYAEARKRILGSASPEEELEKPIVERLARGQPEDSRTPNNVIRQPLGPDGSQGFKERR; encoded by the exons ATGGAAGAGGATGAGGTCGCGGAGAGCTGGGAGGAAGCGGCCGACAGTGGG GAGATAGATCGGCGGTTAGAGAAGAAGCTGAGGATCACTCAGAGAGAGCG CAAATCAAAATCTCCTCCTAAGACGCCCGTGGTTATACAGGACGACTCGCTCCCAGCCGGTCCGCCCCCTCAGATCAGGATCCTCAAGAGGCCTACAAGCAACGGCTTGGCAAGCAACCCCCATGCCAGCAGCCGGCCCACAGTGCCTGTGAAGTCTCTGGCGCAGAGGGAGGCTGAGTACGCAGAAGCCAGGAAGCGCATCCTGGGGAGCGCCAGTCCTGAGGAGGAGCTGGAGAAGCCAATAGTTGAGAG GCTTGCGAGAGGACAACCAGAGGACAGCAGAACGCCTAATAATGTGATCCGGCAGCCGCTGGGTCCCGACGGTTCACAGGGTTTCAAAGAGCGCAGATAG
- the SZRD1 gene encoding SUZ domain-containing protein 1 isoform X1 translates to MLEPLCVPRNCYPWLQPGGITGQWIASRGPSPGCWWRHRSVDCQPWSLSRGLVASQEIDRRLEKKLRITQRERKSKSPPKTPVVIQDDSLPAGPPPQIRILKRPTSNGLASNPHASSRPTVPVKSLAQREAEYAEARKRILGSASPEEELEKPIVERLARGQPEDSRTPNNVIRQPLGPDGSQGFKERR, encoded by the exons ATGTTGGAGCCACTGTGTGTCCCCAGGAACTGTTACCCGTGGCTCCAACCCGGGGGCATCACAGGTCAGTGGATTGCCAGCCGTGGTCCCTCTCCCGGGTGCTGGTGGCGTCACAGGTCAGTGGATTGCCAGCCGTGGTCCCTCTCCCGGGGGCTGGTGGCATCACAG GAGATAGATCGGCGGTTAGAGAAGAAGCTGAGGATCACTCAGAGAGAGCG CAAATCAAAATCTCCTCCTAAGACGCCCGTGGTTATACAGGACGACTCGCTCCCAGCCGGTCCGCCCCCTCAGATCAGGATCCTCAAGAGGCCTACAAGCAACGGCTTGGCAAGCAACCCCCATGCCAGCAGCCGGCCCACAGTGCCTGTGAAGTCTCTGGCGCAGAGGGAGGCTGAGTACGCAGAAGCCAGGAAGCGCATCCTGGGGAGCGCCAGTCCTGAGGAGGAGCTGGAGAAGCCAATAGTTGAGAG GCTTGCGAGAGGACAACCAGAGGACAGCAGAACGCCTAATAATGTGATCCGGCAGCCGCTGGGTCCCGACGGTTCACAGGGTTTCAAAGAGCGCAGATAG